The nucleotide sequence TATCAAGTTAATAAATTAATTTGGCAAACAACTATTATACAAATTTTATATCTAAGCTGGTCAGGGACAGGAGCAATCTTTTTGGTGATTTTTGGGATTAGTGCTGTTATTTGGCTAGGAGTTTATAAATTATATAGCTTTCAAACTTTTGCTGTTTTAGAAAAAGTAGGTTGGACAAAAAAATTGTCTATTATTTTGTATAATTTTCATATTCATAATCATAATTATAATCATTTTACTCCTACTGTTCAAGTAGCAGTATGGGCTATTATGTTTTTTTGTGTTTGGGGATTAGCAATAACCGTTGCTTTAATTCATGGCTTCACTCACCATATCTTGTCTAAATTCCGGTTAAAGCAAATACAAATTTTTTTTATACTTACTTTCTTGGCTTTGCTAGGTTTACAAATTGGAACAATCTTTTTAATGAAACTTCAAAATTTATGAAATCTAATTTTTCTAACAGTAAAAAAGAGCTATCTCAGCAAAATTTTAGCGAAGAAACCAAAAATTCTGACTACTATCTTCAATTTATTGACTCTAAAATGCTTAATAGTTTTACCCCAGAACAATTGGAGACTGTTAGGCATTTAATAAACTTAATAATTTTTCGTTCTTCGCCTAAAATTGTTGATTTAAGGTTTACTGTCGATTTAATTTTTATTCGTTATTTTTTTGTTTTTTTAGTTGGAAAAGATAGACGTAATCAAAAAAGAAATTATATTCCTGACCCTGTAAGTCGTTGGGGAAATTTAATTACTGTTGTATTTATTATTATTAGTTTTAATTTGTTGATTAGTAGCTCTATCCTTTTAGGGGCATATTTAGTTAAATCTTTAATAGGAATCAATCTTTTCCCTAAGCATTTTCATCAGACCGTTCAAGAATTCATATTGAATGGCAAAAAATAAATCCTGAGTATTTTGAAAATATAAATCAAAAATCAGTAATTATACTATTATAAATGTAGAAAAGAAAAATTAGAGTTAAACCAATAGTCAAAAGAAATATTAACAAAAAAAATCTTAAAAGTAACATTTTTTCGTTAATAGATTTAAAGTAATATTTTTGTGGCTTTTTGTTTTTAAGTTTTGGAATAGTTATGTTTAAAATTTTAATTGATTCTTGAATATTCTGAAATCTTAGTTTTTTTGTTTAAGCTTTGCTTTTTTTTCTTGTTTAGATTGAATTTTAAAAAAGCCTAAAGCAGCTTTGTGATGATAACCATTGCAGCATTCTTGTTTGTACTAACAATCGTAATTGGGAGCAGTTGGTAGCCTGGATATACAAGGCTGTTCTATCATAAAAATAGTTAAAATTAAAACTTAAAAATGCTTTAATTTAACTTTTTAAAACAATTTCTTCTTATTTAAAAGAAGTGTTTCTTGAATAGACGCTTTTGTTTTAAATGCACCGGATGGACGGCAGTAATCCCCTCGTAGTAGTCAAAATCCTCATAGTCGAACGTCAGGATATGGGTTAAGTCGTAAACAAGCATATTGGCAACCAGACGGGTGTCGTAAACTTGTCTTCCCTCGACTCCATAAGTATTGATCAGTCTCTCCCATTCTTCATAGATCTCTATCTCTGGTCTTCCTTTTAATAGACGAAATAATTGCTTGATACGCTTAATTTCCCTTAGAGCCTCGGCTGCGGTATGTCCCATTCCATTTTTTTCCACTGGACGACTGTAAACGCTCAAAAATTCCGTCAGATTCTGCGGCACGACATAGCATGGGACTTGATATTCTTGTAAAATATCGATCGCGTCAACAGCTTCTTGATAGAGGAGATCTTCGGAGTCAATTGAGTGTACCAGTATATTAGTATCCATTAGAAAACGCATTTAAAATCTCTCCTCATAAATATTTTCTCGTCTTATCGCTTCATTACTGAGAGGAGGCCCTGGGTGAACTTGACCGGCAGCCCATTCCCGCAAAGCTCTTGACCATTCCTCGTGAGTAGCCGTTTCGTAAAGGGGCGCTTCTTCCTCCTGTGGTTCAAGTTGGGCTAGTCCTACAATCGTGTTAGACCAATCAGCTAGAGTATGATATAAAGACACCATCGCCCTTCTTAATTCATTCGACCTGGATCTGTTTGAACCGAACAATTTCCAGTTAGCCATTAAAGCTTTTAATCGATCGAAGTGAATAAATCTGTGAGGTTTTCCCCTATTTTGCAGCATTTTTAGGAAAGTAAGTAACAAAAAACCCAGGAGCGTAAATATAGAAGGATTAGCAAAATTTATACGCTCGACCATCTCAAAGCCTTCCTTGATTTCTTGAGCCACTATTTTTAAAGTTTTTTTGTCAAAGTCAGTCAAAATTTTCCAATGTTTGACAATAAATTCCTTATGTCTCAGAAAAAATTGATTAAGAGAGGTTGGATCATTAATTTCTCGACTGTTGGGATTGTATCCCTGTAACAAAATGTTTTTAATCGCCGCATACTCCTCGCGGACTTCGGAGCCATATTTGTCCCAATTGATTTTTTCAATTGACTTGTCCCTTCGCCACTTGGCAGGGGCGGCTCTTGAGCGAAAGCGGGGTGAAATTTTAGGATAATCGGCAGTTTTAGCGACATAATCTGAAAATATATCCAGTTTGTTTAATAAAGTGCCAAAATCTACTACTTGGCTACTCATAAGCTTGCTAACTAATGGATTGATCTTAATTAGTAATTTTATACTAAAATTCAAAAATTAGGTACTTTTATATGTAATTTTTTAGTGTTTTTTCTGATACATTAAGTGGATTTTTAAAACGATAACATCTCAAGAATGGATGATATTTAGAAAAGTTTGTAACTAACTTTTTACCTAATCGCTCTGAGCATTTATTTTTAGGGGTGTGGCTGTTCTAAACAAATTTGATAAATTTTTTCTAATATAAATTGAGGATTTATTGATGGGTTTGTTATGCTAAAAAGAGCATTGTGATCTGTTTGGTTATAGAGATTTCTTTTTTAGCCAGAGCTTTATGAAAATATTGAGGAATTTAAGCTTCAAGAGCTTCGCCAAAAGCACTAATCACCCAATGAATGCTTACTGTAGGCTATAATGTAGAGCCTTTATTAACCTTTTTTTTCCTATAGGATGTAAAATTATGTAACTTTTGTTGGTCGATGGAATTACAAAGAGCGATTTTAAGTGTATGATTATTTATAGTACATATATACCAAAACAATGCTAGATAGGCACAATGAAGGCTGAACTCCTTAAAAGGTTGTTTCGAGCGATCGCTAGTTCTGATCCAGAAGCGCTCGACAAATTGACGTGCCTAGTTATAGAAGAGGAGCGCAGCAAAGGTCATACAGCCTTAGCTCAACAGTTAGAGAATATTAAGAGTAAAAATAAACAAGAAAAGCCTACTTCCAGTAGTCAGACACCACTTTCAACCCCGGAGACAACGCTACAGGATCTTCAGTCTCTACCGACCAGTAAACGTTTTAATCTTCCCTTGGTAACTTTTGTTCCTAGGGAGAAACTACGCCACCACATGATCTTGCCTGTAATGGTAGAGAAGCGTTTTCAACGTATTGAGCGTGAGTATGCAGCAAGAGATAGACTAGCTCATCATGGACTACGTTATCGACAAAAGATTTTATTATATGGTTCTCCTGGGTGTGGTAAAACTCTCGGAGCAGAGCGTTTAGCTTGGAATACAGGACTGTCACTCTTGAAAGTTCGGTTTGATGCAATGGTATCGTCTTTTTTAGGTGAGACGGCCAGTAATCTAAGATTAGTTTTTGAAAAAGCTTCAGAATCTCCATGTCTACTATTTTTAGACGAATGTGATGTTATAGCCAAATCACGGGAAGATACTCAAGAGGTAGGAGAAATCAAACGAGTGGTTAATACATTTCTTCAAATTCTTGATGAGTATGAACCCAATTCTGGATTATTAGTAGCTGCTACCAATCTCAATAAATCACTTGATACTGCTCTTTGGAGACGATTTGATGATGTTATAGAGATTCCCAAACCTGGAGAAGCTGAGTTAAAATTTATAATAAAACAAACGTTATCAGCTATTGATGTTGGAGTTATTAATTGGGATGCTATAGTGCAAGACATGAAGGGATTTTCTGCGGCTCAAGCTGTTCGAGTCGCTCAGGATGCAGCTAAAAGAGCAATTCTTGAACGAGAAGAGTTAGTCATTCAAGAGCATTTAGAAGACGCTATCCAAGAAATTAAAGTGTCTTTTAGTTAAAAAATAAATAAGATAGAAAAAACTCAATGGTTGAACGATCTAAGGACTATTCTCATATTCCCCTCACACTAACAATACAAGGAACAGCTAAACCTTCACGCCCACCAAGATCTAATCCTAGATCATTAGCTAATTTGGGTAATCGTCAGGCACATGGCACTAAACTAAAAGCTAATGTGGACGCAATATTTTTCTCTTGGCAAGAAGAGGAAGAAAAAAGAGACGAAGAGGGTAAACCTAAACTCCCCAATGCTCGACGAGTTATTTTACAAATTGATCCAGACGCTTTTGATCCAGACAAATTAAAAAGCTATGGAATAGAGGTTATTGCTGAACTAGAAGATGGGTATATTATCGGTGCTTCAGCAGATTTAGAACTAAGTGCTTTACAGAAAAAAATAGAACAATTTATTAAAGAAGAGCGCGGGGGAGGTACAGTTGCTGAAATTTGGGAGCTTATAGAAGGATATAAAAAACCCGAATTAATTGTATCCCCTGAATTATGGCAACATTGGGATAAAGTTAAAGATGATCAAATATATACAGTTGATGTAAGCATTGCTTGTTTAGGACTTAAAGCTAAACTCTCTGATTACCCGAAACGTAAAACTAATGAAACTGATGAACAATTTCAAGCTAAAGTTAATCGCTGGATAAATAAGCGAGATCTTACCGATGAAGATTGGAATGAAGAAAAATCAATTAGAGAAGAAGAATTAACCGATTTTGTTCTCAATTATCAAGGAGAAATTTTATCTATAGTAGATGGAGAAACTACTAAATATTCTGAATTACCTGATAGTTTTTCTTGCCGGATTAAAATTTCAGGCAAAGGATTAAAAGATTTAGTTAGTAACTATCCTTATATTTTTGAAGTTAGTGAACCAGATGAGTTTCTTGAATTGATTCAGCGCCAAGGTTTAGCTGATGCTGAAAGCCCCTCTTTTCAATTAGACCCTCCAGATAACGATGCCCCAAAAGTCTGCATTATAGATAGTGGAATTCAGGAAAGACATTCTCTTCTAAAAGCAGCTATTGATGGAAATAATTCCCGCTCTTGGGTTCCTGACGAAGATAATTTAACGGCTGACTATGTGAAGAAGGGAGGACACGGAACAAGGGTAGCTGGTGCGGTTCTTTATCCTAACACAATACCTCGGAGTGGAAGAGAACAAGCTATTTGCTGGCTACAAAATGCTAGAATTCTTAATTCTGATAATCAACTTCCTAAAAAACTTTTTCCACCAATTATTATAGAAGATATTGTTAATATTTATCATTTAACAGGAACAAGACTTTTTAATCATTCAATTACTGGATCTGTCCCTTGTAGAACTCAATATATGAGCGCTTGGGCAGCTATAATTGATCAACTTACATGGAAAAACGATATTTTATTGATTGTTGCTGCGGGTAATATACCTATAGATAACAGAATAGGGCAGACAAGATTATCAATACAAGAACATTTGGCAGCCAATCGGTCTTATCCCAATTATTTACTTGAAGACTCTTGTAGAATTGCTAATCCTGCTCAAAGTTTTCAAGCTTTAACAGTGGGTTCAGTATCACATAACTTTTATAATCAATCCTCTTTAACTTCAATAGCACAACCGCATCACCCTTCCGCTTTTTCCTGTTCGGGATTTGGAATTTGGGAGAGTATTAAACCAGAAGTTGTTGAATATGGAGGTGATTTAGTTACCGATGGAAATATACCCCCTAATCTGACTCATCCAAAAGAAGTGTGTCCTGAGTTAGTGCGCTCAACTTTACATGGTGGATCTGCGATCGCATCTGATACCATTGGAACTTCATTTGCAGCACCAAAAGTTACTCATATTGCTGCTCGTCTTGCTGCTCAATTTCCTCAAGAGAGTTGTTTGTTGTACCGTGCGTTAATTGTGCAGTCTGCCCGATGGCCAGAGTGGGCAATGGCAGATGATGTAGATAAATTAGGAGTAATCCGTTCTTTTGGTTACGGTATTCCCAATCTAGAGCGAGCCAGTCGTAATTCTCCTAACCGTGTTACCTTATATACGAAAGGAGAACGGAAAATAGAAGCAAGACTTGCTCATATTTATCAAGTCAAACTTCCAAAAAAACTCATTTCTCCTGGAGAAGATTTTCAAATTTTATTAGAAGTAACTCTTTCTTATAAAGCGCAACCCCGTCGAACAAGACGTAATCGGAGAAGATATCTTTCAACTTGGTTAAATTGGGAATGCAGTAAGATAGGAGAAGATCCTCAGCAATTTTTAAAAAGAGTATTGGACAAATATGAGGCTCCCGAAGACACAGAAAAAGGGCAAGGAATCTTTAAGTGGATGCTTGGGACACAAAAAAATTATGGAATAGTTAAAGGTGTTTCCAGAGGTTCAGGGACTATTCAAAAAGATTGGACAATAGTCAACTCCTACGAGCTTACAGAAGCGTTTTGTATTGCGGTAGTGGGTCATGAAGGCTGGAACAATGATCCAGATGCTTATGCTCCCTATTCTTTAGTAGTCAGTTTTGAAGCGCTTAGGGCTGAAATAGAAATTTATACAGAAATTGCCCAAGTACAAGTACAAGTGCCGATTGAAGTTGAACAAGAAGTACAAATTTAGGCGATTTAACTTAATCGAGGAATTTCTGATTTAATGAAGATCAATATCGTGTTTGAGGAGTAGCCATAGATGTAAGTGATCAAATATCACGCACATCCAAAAAAGCTTTACCCTGCAATCTTTTGAGTCCAAATGAGCCTATTCAAGAATCTAAGCTACGCGCTCCCAATCGAAAGCAGAAAATAATATCTTGAGCCAAACAATTATAAGTTAAAGTATAAAATAAAAAAAAAGACTATTAATTAATGAATTTTTCGTTACTTTTGCGGTTTTTCTTGTCAGTTTGGGGGCAAGTTTGTTCTTATAGAGTTAATTACTGTATTGCGTGGTATGTTTTTTCTCTTCTCCACATCTGTCTGCGTCAGATTAAGGGAGATCTCGTCGGGGGTCGTGTTAGCACAACTCCCGGCGTTGTTTTTTTACGGATAAGAAACGCACTCGCGCAAGCGCGAGATCCCTTTGGAATCGCCGAACAGTTGAGGACAGATTACAACGATATCAACAATATCAGTCCAGAAAGGTGGCCAGATAAGCGATTAATCGCTATTAACGAGTAAATGAAGCTTGAATATAATCCTTCCCTATTTAAAATTGATTATACTAACATCATGAATGAATAAATGACTTGGAACGTTGAATATACCGATGAGTTTGGCAACTGGTGGAATACCCTTACTGAAAAAGAACAAAACGATATTGTTGGTATCGTTAATCTTTTGGTGGAGAAAGGAACTGATTTACCGTTTCCTTATTCTTCAGGGATTAATAATTCTAAATATTCGCAAATGCGAGAGCTAAGAGTCCAAAGTAGCGGTAAACCTCTAAGAATTTTTTATGCGTTCGACCCCAGACGAACAGCTATTTTATTAATAGGTGGGGATAAAACCGGAAATGATCGATTTTATGAGCAATATATTCCCATCGCTGATCAACTTTATCAAATATATCTTCAAGAACTTGAACAGGAAGGTTTAATATGAGTGGGCATCATAAATTTTCTCAATTAACCAAAGATTTTTCTGAAGAACGGCAAGCAGAAATTAATCAAAAGACTGCTTATCTTAAAACCGCAATAGCCATTCAGGAACTAAGGCAAGCTCTCCAATTATCTCAACCGGAATTAGCCAATAAACTTAATATTCAAGAACCAGCTATCACGAGTATGGAAAAACAAACAGAGATTTATATTAATCATTTACGTCAAGTTATTGAATCAATTGGAGGTGAATTAGAAATTGTAGCCCGTTTTCCGGAAGGAGAAATTAAAATTAATAATTTTAGTGAAATCACAAAGATTTAAACAAAATTAACTTATAACAGTGTAGAAGCATTAATTCAACTGGCTCAACCTCAGTAGGTTGATTTGAAAAGACTGATTGAATTTGAATAACAGTCAGTCAATTTATTTTTTGATTGGAGCGTTCGCGGGGCAAGTTTGATGACGTAAAATCCCAATTAACTTATTTTTTAAAAAATCCTCAGAGTGCCATTGGTTAATCAATCAATCTCATTATTAGCGCGAATTGCTGCGGCAATTTCTTCGGGATAAGCATCAGCATAAGCCCAAGCATTGACGAGATCGGCTGCGGTGATGTGAGGATAATCCTGCAATAGTTGAGCTTCAGTAATACCAAGCTGTTGTGCTTCCACCAATAACCAAACAGCAATTCGGGTTCCGGCAATACAAGCTTCGCCACCACAAACACCCCAGGTTTTAGTAATTCCCTTTCCGCCCATGCTAAGGGTTTTGGTTAGGCTTTGAACTATCTCTGCTTTATCAGAAAGGGATAGGGAGAGAAGTTGAGCTTCAATTTCTTGACGAGTCATGCTGATGGCGGCTAATTAGATTTATTTTGATTCTAACAATCTAGTTATAAGCGATTGCTTCGTTTTACTTTTTTAATTAACAAGAGAGTGACTCTATGTCACTCACATACGGAGAACCTTCGCCCCGTATAGTTTTTACTGGCTCTCAAATCAAATTAAAAATTCCCAAAAAAAACAAATAACAAGAATTCAAGAACTTTTCTGTGATTTTGCTGTATAAGTTGCCGTTCTATTGCCAATAGGCTTTTATTGGGATAACTCACATTTGTCCCCACATCTGTCTGCGTCAGATCATGAGGGAGAGCGTCGGGGGTAGATGATGATACAACTCCCGGCGTTGTTCTTGGAGAGGAAAAAATGTTACTAAGAGGAATTAGAAAAAAAATTCATGTTCGACAACATTTGTAAGTTTTTGGCGGAAAATTTTCCTGATGATTTTGCTCAATGGTTAATCGGTTCGCCCGTCCGCCTATCTCGTTTAAGTCCGTCTGAATTGTCCAATCAACCCATTCGGGCAGATTCTTTGATTTTACTGCAATCAAATGAGTTAGTCTTACATATAGAATTCCAGACTAATCCAGATGAACGAATGGGGTTCCGTATGTTAGATTATCGGGTAAGAGTCTATCGACGTTTTCCTCGTAAAAGAATGCGTCAAGTTGTGGTTTATTTAGCTCAAACCAGTTCAGAGTTAGTCTATCAAGATCGCTTCGAGTTGGAAAATACTATTCATCGTTATGAAGTGATTCGTCTTTGGGAACAGCCACCAGAGCCTTTTTTACAATCTTTGGGGTTATTACCCTTTGCGGTGCTGTCACAGACCGATAATCCTACAATGGTATTAAGCCGCGTAGCTGAGGTTGTAAATCAAATTACTGATAAGCAAGTTCAAAGTAATTTGGCTGCGGCTTCGGGAATTTTGGCAGGATTGGTTTTAGATAAATCTTTGATTAAGCGTTTTTTCAGGAGCGATATTATGAAAGAATCAGTCATTTATCAGGAAATTTATCAAGAAGCTGAAGAAAAAGGCATTTTAAAAGGCAAGATAGAAGGAAAAATCGAAGGTAAGCAAGAAAAAGCTGAAGAAGTTGCGCTTAATTTACTCAGAATGGGTTTAAATTTAGAGCAAATTGTTCAAGCAACAGAATTAACTCTTGAACAAGTACAAAGTTTACAAAGGCAATTAGATTAAAAATTCAAACCTTATTTAGG is from Gloeothece verrucosa PCC 7822 and encodes:
- a CDS encoding type II toxin-antitoxin system VapC family toxin — protein: MRFLMDTNILVHSIDSEDLLYQEAVDAIDILQEYQVPCYVVPQNLTEFLSVYSRPVEKNGMGHTAAEALREIKRIKQLFRLLKGRPEIEIYEEWERLINTYGVEGRQVYDTRLVANMLVYDLTHILTFDYEDFDYYEGITAVHPVHLKQKRLFKKHFF
- a CDS encoding ATP-binding protein; its protein translation is MKAELLKRLFRAIASSDPEALDKLTCLVIEEERSKGHTALAQQLENIKSKNKQEKPTSSSQTPLSTPETTLQDLQSLPTSKRFNLPLVTFVPREKLRHHMILPVMVEKRFQRIEREYAARDRLAHHGLRYRQKILLYGSPGCGKTLGAERLAWNTGLSLLKVRFDAMVSSFLGETASNLRLVFEKASESPCLLFLDECDVIAKSREDTQEVGEIKRVVNTFLQILDEYEPNSGLLVAATNLNKSLDTALWRRFDDVIEIPKPGEAELKFIIKQTLSAIDVGVINWDAIVQDMKGFSAAQAVRVAQDAAKRAILEREELVIQEHLEDAIQEIKVSFS
- a CDS encoding S8 family peptidase translates to MVERSKDYSHIPLTLTIQGTAKPSRPPRSNPRSLANLGNRQAHGTKLKANVDAIFFSWQEEEEKRDEEGKPKLPNARRVILQIDPDAFDPDKLKSYGIEVIAELEDGYIIGASADLELSALQKKIEQFIKEERGGGTVAEIWELIEGYKKPELIVSPELWQHWDKVKDDQIYTVDVSIACLGLKAKLSDYPKRKTNETDEQFQAKVNRWINKRDLTDEDWNEEKSIREEELTDFVLNYQGEILSIVDGETTKYSELPDSFSCRIKISGKGLKDLVSNYPYIFEVSEPDEFLELIQRQGLADAESPSFQLDPPDNDAPKVCIIDSGIQERHSLLKAAIDGNNSRSWVPDEDNLTADYVKKGGHGTRVAGAVLYPNTIPRSGREQAICWLQNARILNSDNQLPKKLFPPIIIEDIVNIYHLTGTRLFNHSITGSVPCRTQYMSAWAAIIDQLTWKNDILLIVAAGNIPIDNRIGQTRLSIQEHLAANRSYPNYLLEDSCRIANPAQSFQALTVGSVSHNFYNQSSLTSIAQPHHPSAFSCSGFGIWESIKPEVVEYGGDLVTDGNIPPNLTHPKEVCPELVRSTLHGGSAIASDTIGTSFAAPKVTHIAARLAAQFPQESCLLYRALIVQSARWPEWAMADDVDKLGVIRSFGYGIPNLERASRNSPNRVTLYTKGERKIEARLAHIYQVKLPKKLISPGEDFQILLEVTLSYKAQPRRTRRNRRRYLSTWLNWECSKIGEDPQQFLKRVLDKYEAPEDTEKGQGIFKWMLGTQKNYGIVKGVSRGSGTIQKDWTIVNSYELTEAFCIAVVGHEGWNNDPDAYAPYSLVVSFEALRAEIEIYTEIAQVQVQVPIEVEQEVQI
- a CDS encoding type II toxin-antitoxin system RelE/ParE family toxin; the protein is MTWNVEYTDEFGNWWNTLTEKEQNDIVGIVNLLVEKGTDLPFPYSSGINNSKYSQMRELRVQSSGKPLRIFYAFDPRRTAILLIGGDKTGNDRFYEQYIPIADQLYQIYLQELEQEGLI
- a CDS encoding helix-turn-helix transcriptional regulator is translated as MSGHHKFSQLTKDFSEERQAEINQKTAYLKTAIAIQELRQALQLSQPELANKLNIQEPAITSMEKQTEIYINHLRQVIESIGGELEIVARFPEGEIKINNFSEITKI
- a CDS encoding DUF433 domain-containing protein; protein product: MTRQEIEAQLLSLSLSDKAEIVQSLTKTLSMGGKGITKTWGVCGGEACIAGTRIAVWLLVEAQQLGITEAQLLQDYPHITAADLVNAWAYADAYPEEIAAAIRANNEID
- a CDS encoding Rpn family recombination-promoting nuclease/putative transposase, whose translation is MFDNICKFLAENFPDDFAQWLIGSPVRLSRLSPSELSNQPIRADSLILLQSNELVLHIEFQTNPDERMGFRMLDYRVRVYRRFPRKRMRQVVVYLAQTSSELVYQDRFELENTIHRYEVIRLWEQPPEPFLQSLGLLPFAVLSQTDNPTMVLSRVAEVVNQITDKQVQSNLAAASGILAGLVLDKSLIKRFFRSDIMKESVIYQEIYQEAEEKGILKGKIEGKIEGKQEKAEEVALNLLRMGLNLEQIVQATELTLEQVQSLQRQLD